The Daucus carota subsp. sativus chromosome 2, DH1 v3.0, whole genome shotgun sequence genome includes a window with the following:
- the LOC108205868 gene encoding oxysterol-binding protein-related protein 2A isoform X4 produces the protein MRAKQMHPLCCITLETSTGDQSPDLKLSAAPEPSSGGSDSGSCFAGVLYKWTNYSKGWRSRWFILRNGVISYSKLHRVDNRAQLPVQNEVRIIGDASSSRFSGLSTSGKSAGIVHLKQISSFRESKSDSRRFYIFTATKTLHLRTHSRKERVDWIKALISTRSLFSLRPSNDNFSLIASDISISTARLKKRLLEDGISETLVKDCEQIMLSEFSELEGQVKVLCEERSNLLDTLRQFEAANFEAETSGVQDGDEYHLSKHEYAVGHGKYSEYSTTESSDDVEKQELDDVSDEEETYFFDTRDNFLEPTTSFGSIDQTLNSDKQVSTINGAKNINVKIDPRNSGYPHIERRKKLPDPVEKEKGVSLWSMIKDMVGKDLTRVCLPVYFNEPISSLQKCFEELEYSYLLDRAYELGKEGNSLLRILNVAAFAVSGYASSDGRHCKPFNPMLGETYEADYPEKGLRFFSEKVSHHPTLIACHCEGKGWKFWGDSNLRSKFWGRSIQLDPVGTLTLEFDDGEIFQWSKVTTSIYNLILGKLYCDHHGTMQISGNRQYSCNLKFKEQSILDRNPRQVHGFVEGVSGKKVASLWGKWDDSMYYTKGDGSAKAKDFSDASLLWKRNEIPPNLTRFV, from the exons ATGCGTGCAAAGCAAATGCATCCATTGTGTTGTATAACCCTAGAGACCTCCACCGGAGACCAATCGCCGGACTTAAAACTCTCCGCCGCGCCGGAGCCCAGCTCCGGTGGATCTGACTCAGGTAGCTGCTTCGCCGGAGTTTTATACAAGTGGACTAATTACAGCAAAGGCTGGAGATCTCGCTGGTTCATCCTGCGCAATGGCGTAATTTCATACTCTAAACTTCATCGTGTCGATAATCGAGCTCAATTACCGGTTCAAAATGAAGTTCGCATCATCGGCGACGCTTCTTCCAGCCGCTTCTCCGGTCTTAGTACCTCCGGCAAGTCCGCCGGCATTGTTCATCTCAAG CAGATCTCTTCGTTTAGAGAGAGCAAGTCAGATAGTAGACGGTTTTACATATTTACTGCTACCAAGACACTTCACCTGAGGACACATTCCAGGAAAGAGAGAGTAGATTGGATAAAAGCTTTGATTTCAACTAGGAGCCTTTTTTCACTCAGACCTTCAAATGATAATTTTTCCCTTATAGCAAGTGATATATCGATATCTACTGCAAGGCTTAAGAAACGATTGCTTGAAGATGGGATCAGTGAGACACTTGTCAAGGACTGTGAGCAGATTATGCTCTCAGAATTTTCAGAGTTAGAAGGACAAGTCAAAGTTCTATGCGAAGAGCGTTCCAATTTGCTGGACACATTAAGGCAATTTGAG GCGGCCAATTTTGAAGCTGAAACTTCTGGTGTTCAGGATGGTGATGAATATCATTTGTCAAAGCATGAATATGCAGTTGGGCACGGAAAGTACAGTG AATACAGCACCACTGAATCATCTGATGATGTAGAGAAACAAGAACTTGATGATGTTTCAGATGAAGAGGAAACATATTTTTTTGACACCAGAGATAATTTTCTAGAACCAACTACTAGTTTTGGCTCTATTGATCAGACACTTAACAGCGATAAACAAGTCAGTACAATCAACGGTGCAAAAAACATTAATGTCAAAATTGATCCCAGAAACTCTGGATATCCCCACATCGAAAGGCGTAAGAAGCTACCAGATCCGGTTGAAAAGGAGAAAGGGGTTAGTCTTTGGTCTATGATCAAGGATATGGTGGGAAAGGATTTGACTCGTGTCTGTTTGCCAGTGTATTTTAATGAGCCAATATCTTCTCTCCAAAAATGCTTTGAGGAATTGGAGTATTCTTACCTCTTAGATCGCGCATATGAGCTTGGAAAAGAG GGAAACAGCCTTCTTAGAATATTGAATGTTGCTGCTTTTGCGGTTTCTGGATATGCATCCTCTGATGGGCGGCATTGTAAACCCTTTAATCCTATGCTAGGGGAAACTTATGAAGCTGACTATCCTGAGAAGGGACTGCGATTCTTCTCTGAAAAG GTAAGTCATCATCCAACCCTCATTGCCTGTCACTGTGAAGGTAAAGGATGGAAATTTTGGGGTGACAGCAACCTTAGATCAAAATTCTGGGGAAGATCGATTCAGCTTGATCCTGTTGGAACACTTACGCTAGAGTTTGATGATGGCGAGATATTTCAGTGGAGCAAG GTCACAACTTCCATTTATAATCTTATTCTTGGAAAATTATACTGTGATCACCACGGAACAATGCAAATTAGTGGTAATCGCCAGTATTCATGCAACCTTAAGTTTAAAGAGCAATCTATTCTTGATCGAAATCCCCGTCAG GTTCATGGTTTTGTTGAGGGCGTCTCTGGGAAAAAAGTTGCTTCACTCTGGGGAAAGTGGGATGACAGCATGTATTATACCAAAGGAGATGGGAGTGCCAAGGCCAAAGATTTTTCTGATGCATCTCTGCTATGGAAAAGGAACGAAATACCTCCTAATCTTACCCG CTTTGTCTGA
- the LOC108205868 gene encoding oxysterol-binding protein-related protein 2A isoform X3 gives MRAKQMHPLCCITLETSTGDQSPDLKLSAAPEPSSGGSDSGSCFAGVLYKWTNYSKGWRSRWFILRNGVISYSKLHRVDNRAQLPVQNEVRIIGDASSSRFSGLSTSGKSAGIVHLKQISSFRESKSDSRRFYIFTATKTLHLRTHSRKERVDWIKALISTRSLFSLRPSNDNFSLIASDISISTARLKKRLLEDGISETLVKDCEQIMLSEFSELEGQVKVLCEERSNLLDTLRQFEAANFEAETSGVQDGDEYHLSKHEYAVGHGKYSEYSTTESSDDVEKQELDDVSDEEETYFFDTRDNFLEPTTSFGSIDQTLNSDKQVSTINGAKNINVKIDPRNSGYPHIERRKKLPDPVEKEKGVSLWSMIKDMVGKDLTRVCLPVYFNEPISSLQKCFEELEYSYLLDRAYELGKEGNSLLRILNVAAFAVSGYASSDGRHCKPFNPMLGETYEADYPEKGLRFFSEKVSHHPTLIACHCEGKGWKFWGDSNLRSKFWGRSIQLDPVGTLTLEFDDGEIFQWSKVTTSIYNLILGKLYCDHHGTMQISGNRQYSCNLKFKEQSILDRNPRQVHGFVEGVSGKKVASLWGKWDDSMYYTKGDGSAKAKDFSDASLLWKRNEIPPNLTRYNLTPFAITLNELTPGLQLCLIMGI, from the exons ATGCGTGCAAAGCAAATGCATCCATTGTGTTGTATAACCCTAGAGACCTCCACCGGAGACCAATCGCCGGACTTAAAACTCTCCGCCGCGCCGGAGCCCAGCTCCGGTGGATCTGACTCAGGTAGCTGCTTCGCCGGAGTTTTATACAAGTGGACTAATTACAGCAAAGGCTGGAGATCTCGCTGGTTCATCCTGCGCAATGGCGTAATTTCATACTCTAAACTTCATCGTGTCGATAATCGAGCTCAATTACCGGTTCAAAATGAAGTTCGCATCATCGGCGACGCTTCTTCCAGCCGCTTCTCCGGTCTTAGTACCTCCGGCAAGTCCGCCGGCATTGTTCATCTCAAG CAGATCTCTTCGTTTAGAGAGAGCAAGTCAGATAGTAGACGGTTTTACATATTTACTGCTACCAAGACACTTCACCTGAGGACACATTCCAGGAAAGAGAGAGTAGATTGGATAAAAGCTTTGATTTCAACTAGGAGCCTTTTTTCACTCAGACCTTCAAATGATAATTTTTCCCTTATAGCAAGTGATATATCGATATCTACTGCAAGGCTTAAGAAACGATTGCTTGAAGATGGGATCAGTGAGACACTTGTCAAGGACTGTGAGCAGATTATGCTCTCAGAATTTTCAGAGTTAGAAGGACAAGTCAAAGTTCTATGCGAAGAGCGTTCCAATTTGCTGGACACATTAAGGCAATTTGAG GCGGCCAATTTTGAAGCTGAAACTTCTGGTGTTCAGGATGGTGATGAATATCATTTGTCAAAGCATGAATATGCAGTTGGGCACGGAAAGTACAGTG AATACAGCACCACTGAATCATCTGATGATGTAGAGAAACAAGAACTTGATGATGTTTCAGATGAAGAGGAAACATATTTTTTTGACACCAGAGATAATTTTCTAGAACCAACTACTAGTTTTGGCTCTATTGATCAGACACTTAACAGCGATAAACAAGTCAGTACAATCAACGGTGCAAAAAACATTAATGTCAAAATTGATCCCAGAAACTCTGGATATCCCCACATCGAAAGGCGTAAGAAGCTACCAGATCCGGTTGAAAAGGAGAAAGGGGTTAGTCTTTGGTCTATGATCAAGGATATGGTGGGAAAGGATTTGACTCGTGTCTGTTTGCCAGTGTATTTTAATGAGCCAATATCTTCTCTCCAAAAATGCTTTGAGGAATTGGAGTATTCTTACCTCTTAGATCGCGCATATGAGCTTGGAAAAGAG GGAAACAGCCTTCTTAGAATATTGAATGTTGCTGCTTTTGCGGTTTCTGGATATGCATCCTCTGATGGGCGGCATTGTAAACCCTTTAATCCTATGCTAGGGGAAACTTATGAAGCTGACTATCCTGAGAAGGGACTGCGATTCTTCTCTGAAAAG GTAAGTCATCATCCAACCCTCATTGCCTGTCACTGTGAAGGTAAAGGATGGAAATTTTGGGGTGACAGCAACCTTAGATCAAAATTCTGGGGAAGATCGATTCAGCTTGATCCTGTTGGAACACTTACGCTAGAGTTTGATGATGGCGAGATATTTCAGTGGAGCAAG GTCACAACTTCCATTTATAATCTTATTCTTGGAAAATTATACTGTGATCACCACGGAACAATGCAAATTAGTGGTAATCGCCAGTATTCATGCAACCTTAAGTTTAAAGAGCAATCTATTCTTGATCGAAATCCCCGTCAG GTTCATGGTTTTGTTGAGGGCGTCTCTGGGAAAAAAGTTGCTTCACTCTGGGGAAAGTGGGATGACAGCATGTATTATACCAAAGGAGATGGGAGTGCCAAGGCCAAAGATTTTTCTGATGCATCTCTGCTATGGAAAAGGAACGAAATACCTCCTAATCTTACCCGGTACAACTTAACGCCATTCGCTATCACATTAAATGAGTTAACACCAGGACTACAG CTTTGTCTGATCATGGGTATTTGA
- the LOC108205868 gene encoding oxysterol-binding protein-related protein 2A isoform X1 produces the protein MRAKQMHPLCCITLETSTGDQSPDLKLSAAPEPSSGGSDSGSCFAGVLYKWTNYSKGWRSRWFILRNGVISYSKLHRVDNRAQLPVQNEVRIIGDASSSRFSGLSTSGKSAGIVHLKQISSFRESKSDSRRFYIFTATKTLHLRTHSRKERVDWIKALISTRSLFSLRPSNDNFSLIASDISISTARLKKRLLEDGISETLVKDCEQIMLSEFSELEGQVKVLCEERSNLLDTLRQFEAANFEAETSGVQDGDEYHLSKHEYAVGHGKYSEYSTTESSDDVEKQELDDVSDEEETYFFDTRDNFLEPTTSFGSIDQTLNSDKQVSTINGAKNINVKIDPRNSGYPHIERRKKLPDPVEKEKGVSLWSMIKDMVGKDLTRVCLPVYFNEPISSLQKCFEELEYSYLLDRAYELGKEGNSLLRILNVAAFAVSGYASSDGRHCKPFNPMLGETYEADYPEKGLRFFSEKVSHHPTLIACHCEGKGWKFWGDSNLRSKFWGRSIQLDPVGTLTLEFDDGEIFQWSKVTTSIYNLILGKLYCDHHGTMQISGNRQYSCNLKFKEQSILDRNPRQVHGFVEGVSGKKVASLWGKWDDSMYYTKGDGSAKAKDFSDASLLWKRNEIPPNLTRYNLTPFAITLNELTPGLQEMLPPTDSRLRPDQRHLENGEYDKANAEKLRLETRQRMSRKLQENGWKARWFKRESEDSSFCYAGGYWEARGTGKWNDCPDIFGEFTDAVVNS, from the exons ATGCGTGCAAAGCAAATGCATCCATTGTGTTGTATAACCCTAGAGACCTCCACCGGAGACCAATCGCCGGACTTAAAACTCTCCGCCGCGCCGGAGCCCAGCTCCGGTGGATCTGACTCAGGTAGCTGCTTCGCCGGAGTTTTATACAAGTGGACTAATTACAGCAAAGGCTGGAGATCTCGCTGGTTCATCCTGCGCAATGGCGTAATTTCATACTCTAAACTTCATCGTGTCGATAATCGAGCTCAATTACCGGTTCAAAATGAAGTTCGCATCATCGGCGACGCTTCTTCCAGCCGCTTCTCCGGTCTTAGTACCTCCGGCAAGTCCGCCGGCATTGTTCATCTCAAG CAGATCTCTTCGTTTAGAGAGAGCAAGTCAGATAGTAGACGGTTTTACATATTTACTGCTACCAAGACACTTCACCTGAGGACACATTCCAGGAAAGAGAGAGTAGATTGGATAAAAGCTTTGATTTCAACTAGGAGCCTTTTTTCACTCAGACCTTCAAATGATAATTTTTCCCTTATAGCAAGTGATATATCGATATCTACTGCAAGGCTTAAGAAACGATTGCTTGAAGATGGGATCAGTGAGACACTTGTCAAGGACTGTGAGCAGATTATGCTCTCAGAATTTTCAGAGTTAGAAGGACAAGTCAAAGTTCTATGCGAAGAGCGTTCCAATTTGCTGGACACATTAAGGCAATTTGAG GCGGCCAATTTTGAAGCTGAAACTTCTGGTGTTCAGGATGGTGATGAATATCATTTGTCAAAGCATGAATATGCAGTTGGGCACGGAAAGTACAGTG AATACAGCACCACTGAATCATCTGATGATGTAGAGAAACAAGAACTTGATGATGTTTCAGATGAAGAGGAAACATATTTTTTTGACACCAGAGATAATTTTCTAGAACCAACTACTAGTTTTGGCTCTATTGATCAGACACTTAACAGCGATAAACAAGTCAGTACAATCAACGGTGCAAAAAACATTAATGTCAAAATTGATCCCAGAAACTCTGGATATCCCCACATCGAAAGGCGTAAGAAGCTACCAGATCCGGTTGAAAAGGAGAAAGGGGTTAGTCTTTGGTCTATGATCAAGGATATGGTGGGAAAGGATTTGACTCGTGTCTGTTTGCCAGTGTATTTTAATGAGCCAATATCTTCTCTCCAAAAATGCTTTGAGGAATTGGAGTATTCTTACCTCTTAGATCGCGCATATGAGCTTGGAAAAGAG GGAAACAGCCTTCTTAGAATATTGAATGTTGCTGCTTTTGCGGTTTCTGGATATGCATCCTCTGATGGGCGGCATTGTAAACCCTTTAATCCTATGCTAGGGGAAACTTATGAAGCTGACTATCCTGAGAAGGGACTGCGATTCTTCTCTGAAAAG GTAAGTCATCATCCAACCCTCATTGCCTGTCACTGTGAAGGTAAAGGATGGAAATTTTGGGGTGACAGCAACCTTAGATCAAAATTCTGGGGAAGATCGATTCAGCTTGATCCTGTTGGAACACTTACGCTAGAGTTTGATGATGGCGAGATATTTCAGTGGAGCAAG GTCACAACTTCCATTTATAATCTTATTCTTGGAAAATTATACTGTGATCACCACGGAACAATGCAAATTAGTGGTAATCGCCAGTATTCATGCAACCTTAAGTTTAAAGAGCAATCTATTCTTGATCGAAATCCCCGTCAG GTTCATGGTTTTGTTGAGGGCGTCTCTGGGAAAAAAGTTGCTTCACTCTGGGGAAAGTGGGATGACAGCATGTATTATACCAAAGGAGATGGGAGTGCCAAGGCCAAAGATTTTTCTGATGCATCTCTGCTATGGAAAAGGAACGAAATACCTCCTAATCTTACCCGGTACAACTTAACGCCATTCGCTATCACATTAAATGAGTTAACACCAGGACTACAG GAGATGCTCCCCCCCACGGATTCAAGACTTAGGCCTGATCAACGACATCTAGAGAATGGCGAGTATGACAAGGCAAATGCAGAGAAGCTAAGGTTGGAAACACGGCAGAGGATG
- the LOC108205868 gene encoding oxysterol-binding protein-related protein 2A isoform X2, producing the protein MRAKQMHPLCCITLETSTGDQSPDLKLSAAPEPSSGGSDSGSCFAGVLYKWTNYSKGWRSRWFILRNGVISYSKLHRVDNRAQLPVQNEVRIIGDASSSRFSGLSTSGKSAGIVHLKISSFRESKSDSRRFYIFTATKTLHLRTHSRKERVDWIKALISTRSLFSLRPSNDNFSLIASDISISTARLKKRLLEDGISETLVKDCEQIMLSEFSELEGQVKVLCEERSNLLDTLRQFEAANFEAETSGVQDGDEYHLSKHEYAVGHGKYSEYSTTESSDDVEKQELDDVSDEEETYFFDTRDNFLEPTTSFGSIDQTLNSDKQVSTINGAKNINVKIDPRNSGYPHIERRKKLPDPVEKEKGVSLWSMIKDMVGKDLTRVCLPVYFNEPISSLQKCFEELEYSYLLDRAYELGKEGNSLLRILNVAAFAVSGYASSDGRHCKPFNPMLGETYEADYPEKGLRFFSEKVSHHPTLIACHCEGKGWKFWGDSNLRSKFWGRSIQLDPVGTLTLEFDDGEIFQWSKVTTSIYNLILGKLYCDHHGTMQISGNRQYSCNLKFKEQSILDRNPRQVHGFVEGVSGKKVASLWGKWDDSMYYTKGDGSAKAKDFSDASLLWKRNEIPPNLTRYNLTPFAITLNELTPGLQEMLPPTDSRLRPDQRHLENGEYDKANAEKLRLETRQRMSRKLQENGWKARWFKRESEDSSFCYAGGYWEARGTGKWNDCPDIFGEFTDAVVNS; encoded by the exons ATGCGTGCAAAGCAAATGCATCCATTGTGTTGTATAACCCTAGAGACCTCCACCGGAGACCAATCGCCGGACTTAAAACTCTCCGCCGCGCCGGAGCCCAGCTCCGGTGGATCTGACTCAGGTAGCTGCTTCGCCGGAGTTTTATACAAGTGGACTAATTACAGCAAAGGCTGGAGATCTCGCTGGTTCATCCTGCGCAATGGCGTAATTTCATACTCTAAACTTCATCGTGTCGATAATCGAGCTCAATTACCGGTTCAAAATGAAGTTCGCATCATCGGCGACGCTTCTTCCAGCCGCTTCTCCGGTCTTAGTACCTCCGGCAAGTCCGCCGGCATTGTTCATCTCAAG ATCTCTTCGTTTAGAGAGAGCAAGTCAGATAGTAGACGGTTTTACATATTTACTGCTACCAAGACACTTCACCTGAGGACACATTCCAGGAAAGAGAGAGTAGATTGGATAAAAGCTTTGATTTCAACTAGGAGCCTTTTTTCACTCAGACCTTCAAATGATAATTTTTCCCTTATAGCAAGTGATATATCGATATCTACTGCAAGGCTTAAGAAACGATTGCTTGAAGATGGGATCAGTGAGACACTTGTCAAGGACTGTGAGCAGATTATGCTCTCAGAATTTTCAGAGTTAGAAGGACAAGTCAAAGTTCTATGCGAAGAGCGTTCCAATTTGCTGGACACATTAAGGCAATTTGAG GCGGCCAATTTTGAAGCTGAAACTTCTGGTGTTCAGGATGGTGATGAATATCATTTGTCAAAGCATGAATATGCAGTTGGGCACGGAAAGTACAGTG AATACAGCACCACTGAATCATCTGATGATGTAGAGAAACAAGAACTTGATGATGTTTCAGATGAAGAGGAAACATATTTTTTTGACACCAGAGATAATTTTCTAGAACCAACTACTAGTTTTGGCTCTATTGATCAGACACTTAACAGCGATAAACAAGTCAGTACAATCAACGGTGCAAAAAACATTAATGTCAAAATTGATCCCAGAAACTCTGGATATCCCCACATCGAAAGGCGTAAGAAGCTACCAGATCCGGTTGAAAAGGAGAAAGGGGTTAGTCTTTGGTCTATGATCAAGGATATGGTGGGAAAGGATTTGACTCGTGTCTGTTTGCCAGTGTATTTTAATGAGCCAATATCTTCTCTCCAAAAATGCTTTGAGGAATTGGAGTATTCTTACCTCTTAGATCGCGCATATGAGCTTGGAAAAGAG GGAAACAGCCTTCTTAGAATATTGAATGTTGCTGCTTTTGCGGTTTCTGGATATGCATCCTCTGATGGGCGGCATTGTAAACCCTTTAATCCTATGCTAGGGGAAACTTATGAAGCTGACTATCCTGAGAAGGGACTGCGATTCTTCTCTGAAAAG GTAAGTCATCATCCAACCCTCATTGCCTGTCACTGTGAAGGTAAAGGATGGAAATTTTGGGGTGACAGCAACCTTAGATCAAAATTCTGGGGAAGATCGATTCAGCTTGATCCTGTTGGAACACTTACGCTAGAGTTTGATGATGGCGAGATATTTCAGTGGAGCAAG GTCACAACTTCCATTTATAATCTTATTCTTGGAAAATTATACTGTGATCACCACGGAACAATGCAAATTAGTGGTAATCGCCAGTATTCATGCAACCTTAAGTTTAAAGAGCAATCTATTCTTGATCGAAATCCCCGTCAG GTTCATGGTTTTGTTGAGGGCGTCTCTGGGAAAAAAGTTGCTTCACTCTGGGGAAAGTGGGATGACAGCATGTATTATACCAAAGGAGATGGGAGTGCCAAGGCCAAAGATTTTTCTGATGCATCTCTGCTATGGAAAAGGAACGAAATACCTCCTAATCTTACCCGGTACAACTTAACGCCATTCGCTATCACATTAAATGAGTTAACACCAGGACTACAG GAGATGCTCCCCCCCACGGATTCAAGACTTAGGCCTGATCAACGACATCTAGAGAATGGCGAGTATGACAAGGCAAATGCAGAGAAGCTAAGGTTGGAAACACGGCAGAGGATG